The following proteins are encoded in a genomic region of Protaetiibacter sp. SSC-01:
- a CDS encoding response regulator — MSTVVDRSEPGTGAQARPARVAVVDDHESVRVGLKAAFVEAGHDFALAAPNVPELIEGLAGREVDVVVLDLSLGDGSSVTQNVKSVQAIGAPVLVHSIADRVDLVREALAAGAAGVIPKSASMRTVVTAAATVARGEVLNNLEWASAIDADRDFAKAELGRREREILHLYASGLPLKLAAEQLGIGYSTAREYLDRIRAKYVEVGRPAPTKVDLLRRAVEDGILPGLDSDSDG; from the coding sequence ATGAGCACCGTGGTGGATCGATCCGAACCCGGAACAGGCGCCCAGGCGCGACCCGCGCGCGTCGCCGTCGTCGACGACCACGAGTCGGTGCGGGTGGGTCTCAAGGCGGCGTTCGTCGAGGCGGGGCACGACTTCGCCCTCGCCGCGCCCAACGTGCCCGAGCTCATCGAGGGGCTCGCCGGCCGTGAGGTCGACGTCGTCGTGCTCGACCTGTCGCTCGGCGACGGCTCGAGCGTCACCCAGAACGTCAAGAGCGTGCAGGCGATCGGCGCCCCCGTGCTCGTGCACTCGATCGCCGACCGCGTCGACCTCGTGCGCGAGGCGCTCGCCGCCGGTGCCGCGGGCGTCATCCCCAAGTCGGCCTCCATGCGCACCGTCGTGACGGCGGCCGCGACGGTCGCGCGCGGCGAGGTGCTCAACAACCTCGAGTGGGCGAGCGCGATCGACGCCGATCGCGACTTCGCGAAGGCCGAGCTGGGCCGCCGCGAGCGCGAGATCCTGCACCTGTACGCCTCGGGGCTCCCGCTCAAGCTCGCGGCCGAGCAGCTCGGCATCGGCTACTCGACGGCGCGCGAGTACCTCGACCGCATCCGCGCCAAGTACGTCGAGGTCGGGCGTCCCGCCCCCACGAAGGTGGACCTCCTGCGTCGGGCGGTCGAAGACGGCATCCTGCCGGGGCTCGACTCCGACAGCGATGGCTGA
- a CDS encoding acyl-CoA carboxylase subunit epsilon has product MTQKPEQLPAAIRVVGGDPTPEELAATTAVLQKALDELAGMHRRTQRTMTTWERERRGLRTPLERGGWSRWAR; this is encoded by the coding sequence GTGACCCAGAAGCCCGAGCAGCTGCCCGCCGCGATCCGCGTCGTGGGCGGCGACCCCACGCCCGAGGAGCTCGCCGCGACGACGGCCGTGCTGCAGAAGGCGCTCGACGAGCTCGCGGGCATGCACCGCCGCACGCAGCGCACGATGACGACGTGGGAGCGGGAGCGCCGCGGCCTGCGCACGCCGCTCGAGCGCGGCGGCTGGAGCCGCTGGGCCCGCTGA
- a CDS encoding GtrA family protein — protein MRKLFAQFARFGVVGLVGLVIDFGVFNLLRATVFDPENVHEGPVLAKLISTALAIVANWIGNRYWTFREHRGRQLWREFAEFMLVSLGGMAVGLACLWVSHYVLGYTSILADNISGNVIGLALGTAFRFTFYKTWVFAPHRGESGPAVFPEHAEADAAPAAEPAGADEASDSPVAVSGDRAASSRRPAATAPADAG, from the coding sequence GTGCGCAAACTCTTCGCCCAGTTCGCGCGATTCGGCGTCGTCGGCCTCGTCGGCCTCGTCATCGACTTCGGGGTGTTCAACCTCCTGCGCGCGACGGTCTTCGACCCCGAGAACGTGCACGAGGGGCCCGTGCTCGCGAAGCTCATCTCGACCGCCCTCGCGATCGTCGCCAACTGGATCGGCAACCGCTACTGGACGTTCCGCGAGCACCGCGGCCGCCAGCTGTGGCGGGAGTTCGCGGAGTTCATGCTCGTGAGCCTCGGCGGCATGGCGGTCGGGCTCGCGTGCCTGTGGGTCTCGCATTACGTGCTCGGCTACACGAGCATCCTCGCCGACAACATCTCGGGCAACGTCATCGGCCTCGCGCTCGGCACGGCGTTCCGGTTCACGTTCTACAAGACGTGGGTGTTCGCCCCGCACCGCGGCGAGAGCGGCCCCGCGGTGTTCCCTGAGCACGCCGAAGCGGATGCGGCTCCCGCCGCCGAGCCGGCCGGCGCCGACGAGGCCTCCGACTCTCCGGTGGCCGTCAGCGGCGACCGAGCAGCGTCGTCTCGTCGCCCGGCCGCGACTGCTCCCGCTGACGCCGGGTAG
- a CDS encoding 5-(carboxyamino)imidazole ribonucleotide synthase — MMIPPAVALGIELRVLAEIDGSSAALAATAVGDYRDVDTVLAFAADVDVVTFDHEHVPQDVLDRLVASGVAVHPGPHALAVAQDKTVMRERLSAIGAPVPDWARIADAAELGAFLDAHGGIAVVKTPRGGYDGKGVRVVRDASGADDWFADAADGLLVEEFVPFRRELAQLVARRPSGEVRAWPLVETVQRDGVCAEVFAPAPRAGGLPEEARALAERIASELDVTGVLAVELFEAEDGRLLVNELAMRPHNTGHWTIDGAVTSQFEQHLRAVLDLPLGDTEPLAPVSVMVNILGGPSGERMPDRYARAMADRPEVKLHSYGKESRPGRKVGHVTATGAELDDVVARARAAAAFFQD; from the coding sequence ATGATGATCCCTCCCGCCGTCGCCCTCGGCATCGAGTTGCGCGTGCTCGCGGAGATCGATGGCAGCTCCGCAGCCCTCGCGGCGACCGCCGTCGGCGACTACCGCGACGTCGACACGGTGCTCGCGTTCGCGGCCGACGTCGACGTCGTCACCTTCGACCACGAGCACGTTCCGCAGGACGTGCTCGACCGGCTCGTCGCCTCCGGCGTGGCCGTGCACCCCGGGCCGCACGCGCTCGCGGTGGCCCAGGACAAGACCGTCATGCGCGAGCGCCTGAGCGCGATCGGCGCCCCCGTGCCCGACTGGGCACGCATCGCGGATGCCGCCGAGCTCGGCGCGTTCCTCGACGCGCACGGCGGGATCGCGGTCGTGAAGACCCCGCGCGGCGGCTACGACGGCAAGGGCGTGCGGGTCGTGCGCGACGCATCCGGAGCCGACGACTGGTTCGCGGACGCGGCCGACGGCCTCCTCGTCGAGGAGTTCGTGCCCTTCCGCCGTGAGCTCGCGCAGCTCGTCGCGCGACGCCCCTCGGGCGAGGTGCGCGCGTGGCCGCTCGTCGAGACCGTGCAGCGCGACGGCGTGTGCGCCGAGGTGTTCGCGCCCGCGCCGCGGGCCGGGGGCCTGCCGGAGGAGGCGCGCGCGCTCGCCGAGCGCATCGCATCCGAGCTCGACGTCACGGGCGTACTCGCCGTCGAGCTCTTCGAGGCCGAGGACGGGCGCCTGCTCGTCAACGAGCTCGCCATGCGCCCGCACAACACGGGCCACTGGACGATCGACGGCGCCGTCACGAGCCAGTTCGAGCAGCACCTGCGCGCCGTGCTCGACCTGCCCCTCGGCGACACCGAGCCGCTCGCGCCCGTGAGCGTCATGGTCAACATCCTCGGCGGCCCCTCGGGCGAGCGGATGCCGGACCGCTACGCGCGCGCCATGGCCGACCGGCCCGAGGTCAAGCTGCACTCCTACGGCAAGGAGTCGCGGCCCGGTCGCAAGGTCGGGCACGTGACGGCGACGGGCGCCGAGCTCGACGACGTCGTCGCCCGAGCGCGTGCCGCGGCGGCCTTCTTCCAGGACTGA
- a CDS encoding sensor histidine kinase: MADALAAPTAVPRGRTVRNPLSLVRVTTAIARTAAGFGIAFMLQSVPAMADQLPNMHPTWSVVMVGTLVAALAFTAVASTFGRWMRVGHVTFAVVYLVALFSWPFAVLDPAEAPDESYWLYYTLTIATAMATVGLGIRLATVYVVVVPLLYGMIRITPPGGGVTITQSVLDSVYAIILGGAITIITAILRNAASSVDRAQATALERYGHAVRQHAIEAERVQVDAIVHDSVLTTLLSAARAESVESKELAAHMAGNAIGHLRDAVTEAPQGDAEVSVAALANRIADAAAALSEPVRVDADRVRFGRIPVAVAEALYSAAVQAMVNSLQHAGGHVDRWAVIRGDADDLVIEVGDRGVGFDPDAVPTERLGVRVSILERVASVGGAAVIDTAFDEGTVVALHWPAPKGGAR; this comes from the coding sequence ATGGCTGACGCCCTCGCGGCACCCACCGCCGTCCCGCGGGGCCGGACCGTCCGCAACCCTCTGAGCCTCGTGCGCGTCACGACGGCAATCGCACGCACGGCCGCCGGCTTCGGCATCGCGTTCATGCTGCAGTCGGTGCCGGCGATGGCCGACCAGCTGCCGAACATGCACCCGACGTGGTCGGTCGTCATGGTCGGCACGCTCGTCGCGGCGCTCGCCTTCACGGCCGTCGCGTCGACCTTCGGGCGCTGGATGCGGGTCGGGCACGTGACGTTCGCCGTCGTCTACCTCGTCGCGCTCTTCAGCTGGCCCTTCGCAGTGCTCGATCCCGCGGAGGCGCCCGACGAGAGCTACTGGCTCTACTACACGCTCACGATCGCGACGGCGATGGCGACCGTCGGCCTCGGCATCCGTCTCGCGACGGTCTACGTCGTCGTCGTGCCGTTGCTCTACGGGATGATCCGGATCACGCCCCCCGGCGGCGGGGTCACGATCACCCAGTCGGTGCTCGACTCCGTCTACGCGATCATCCTCGGCGGCGCCATCACGATCATCACGGCGATCCTGCGGAACGCGGCGTCGTCGGTCGACCGCGCGCAGGCGACCGCGCTCGAGCGCTACGGGCACGCCGTGCGCCAGCACGCGATCGAGGCGGAGCGCGTGCAGGTCGACGCGATCGTGCACGACAGCGTGCTCACGACGCTGCTGTCGGCGGCGCGCGCCGAGAGCGTCGAGTCGAAGGAGCTCGCAGCGCACATGGCGGGGAACGCGATCGGCCATCTGCGCGACGCCGTGACCGAGGCGCCGCAGGGCGACGCCGAGGTCTCCGTCGCCGCCCTCGCGAACCGCATCGCGGATGCCGCCGCCGCGCTCTCGGAGCCCGTACGCGTCGACGCCGATCGCGTCCGCTTCGGCCGCATCCCGGTCGCCGTCGCCGAGGCCCTCTACTCGGCCGCGGTGCAGGCGATGGTCAACAGCCTCCAGCACGCGGGCGGGCACGTCGACCGCTGGGCCGTCATCCGCGGCGACGCCGACGACCTCGTGATCGAGGTCGGCGACCGGGGCGTGGGCTTCGACCCGGATGCCGTGCCGACCGAGCGCCTCGGCGTGCGCGTGTCGATCCTCGAGCGCGTCGCGAGCGTCGGCGGTGCCGCCGTCATCGACACGGCGTTCGACGAGGGCACCGTCGTCGCGCTGCACTGGCCCGCGCCGAAGGGGGGTGCGCGATGA
- a CDS encoding nucleoside triphosphate pyrophosphatase: MRLYLASTSPARLATLRAVGIEPVPVPSHVDEDAVAAAAGPQDPDAFVTLLARAKAEAVAERLVDDGGLDGLVLGGDSAFEIDGVVHGKPHLPETARERWRAQRGRSGVLHSGHWLIDARGGLLGRAVGGATSAVVHFASDITDDEIDAYIATGEPLEVAGAFTIDSKGAGFIDRIEGDPHTVVGLSVPYLRTLVRSLGIEWPELWNR, encoded by the coding sequence GTGCGGCTGTACCTGGCATCCACCTCCCCGGCCCGCCTCGCGACGCTGCGCGCCGTCGGCATCGAGCCCGTGCCCGTGCCGTCGCACGTGGACGAGGATGCCGTGGCCGCGGCCGCCGGACCGCAGGACCCGGACGCCTTCGTGACCCTCCTCGCGCGGGCCAAGGCGGAGGCCGTGGCCGAACGGCTCGTCGACGACGGAGGGCTCGACGGGCTCGTGCTCGGCGGCGACTCGGCGTTCGAGATCGACGGCGTCGTGCACGGCAAGCCGCACCTGCCCGAGACGGCGCGCGAGCGCTGGCGCGCCCAGCGCGGGCGCTCGGGCGTGCTGCACTCGGGCCACTGGCTCATCGACGCGCGCGGCGGGCTGCTCGGCCGCGCCGTGGGGGGCGCGACGAGCGCGGTCGTGCACTTCGCATCCGACATCACCGACGACGAGATCGACGCGTACATCGCGACGGGCGAGCCGCTCGAGGTGGCCGGCGCCTTCACGATCGACTCCAAGGGCGCGGGCTTCATCGACCGCATCGAGGGCGACCCGCACACGGTCGTGGGGCTGAGCGTGCCGTACCTGCGCACGCTCGTGCGCTCGCTCGGCATCGAGTGGCCGGAGCTCTGGAACCGCTGA
- a CDS encoding acyl-CoA carboxylase subunit beta, producing the protein MGAVTDETAAPDLFTTAGKLADLKVRYHEAVTASGEAAIAKQHAKGKKTARERIEALLDQGSFVELDEFVRHRTHAFGMEGNRPYGDAVVTGTGTIHGRQVAVYAQDFTIFGGSLGEVAGEKIIKVMELALKTGVPIIGMLDSGGARIQEGVVALGKYGEIFRLNTASSGVIPQISIILGPAAGGAVYGPALTDFVIMVDKTSQMFVTGPDVIRTVTGEDVGMEELGGALTHSQRTGVSHYLASDEEDALDYARTLVSFLPDNNQAELPVYDSESELEINDSDRRLNTIIPDSPNQPYDMLEVIERIVDNGDFLEVQPLFAPNIVIGFARIEGRSVGIIANQPNQMAGTLNIDAGEKAARFVRFCDAFSIPILTLVDVPGYLPGTDQEWTGVIRRGAKLLYAYAEATVPLVTVITRKAYGGAYIVMGSKQLGADLNYAWPTAEIAVMGGQGAVNILYRNELKAAEAAGEDVAAVRTHLANEYTYNVASPFLAAERGELDGIIEPAATRLVVIKALRALRTKRAALPAKKHGNIPL; encoded by the coding sequence CTGGGCGCCGTGACCGACGAAACCGCCGCCCCCGACCTCTTCACGACCGCCGGCAAGCTCGCCGATCTCAAGGTGCGCTACCACGAGGCCGTGACGGCGAGCGGCGAGGCGGCCATCGCGAAGCAGCACGCGAAGGGCAAGAAGACGGCCCGCGAGCGCATCGAGGCGCTCCTCGACCAGGGCTCGTTCGTCGAGCTCGACGAGTTCGTGCGCCACCGCACTCACGCCTTCGGCATGGAGGGCAACCGCCCCTACGGCGACGCGGTCGTCACGGGCACGGGCACGATCCACGGCCGCCAGGTGGCCGTCTACGCGCAGGACTTCACGATCTTCGGCGGCTCGCTCGGCGAGGTCGCGGGCGAGAAGATCATCAAGGTCATGGAGCTCGCCCTCAAGACGGGCGTGCCCATCATCGGCATGCTCGACTCCGGCGGCGCGCGCATCCAGGAGGGCGTCGTCGCCCTCGGCAAGTACGGCGAGATCTTCCGCCTCAACACCGCGAGCTCGGGCGTCATCCCGCAGATCTCGATCATCCTCGGACCCGCCGCGGGTGGCGCCGTCTACGGCCCCGCGCTCACCGACTTCGTCATCATGGTCGACAAGACGAGCCAGATGTTCGTCACGGGTCCGGATGTCATCCGCACCGTCACGGGCGAGGACGTCGGCATGGAGGAGCTCGGCGGCGCGCTCACCCACAGCCAGCGCACGGGCGTCTCCCACTACCTCGCCTCCGACGAGGAGGACGCGCTCGACTACGCGCGCACGCTCGTGAGCTTCCTTCCCGACAACAACCAGGCGGAGCTGCCGGTGTACGACTCCGAGTCGGAGCTCGAGATCAACGACTCGGACCGTCGGCTCAACACGATCATCCCCGACTCCCCCAACCAGCCGTACGACATGCTCGAGGTCATCGAGCGCATCGTCGACAACGGCGACTTCCTCGAGGTGCAGCCGCTCTTCGCACCGAACATCGTCATCGGATTCGCGCGCATCGAGGGCCGATCGGTCGGCATCATCGCCAACCAGCCGAACCAGATGGCGGGCACGCTCAACATCGACGCGGGCGAGAAGGCCGCGCGCTTCGTGCGCTTCTGCGACGCGTTCTCGATCCCCATCCTCACGCTCGTCGACGTGCCCGGCTACCTGCCGGGAACCGACCAGGAGTGGACGGGCGTCATCCGCCGCGGCGCGAAGCTGCTCTACGCGTATGCCGAGGCGACCGTGCCGCTCGTGACGGTCATCACGCGCAAGGCCTACGGCGGCGCGTACATCGTCATGGGCTCGAAGCAGCTCGGCGCCGACCTCAACTACGCCTGGCCGACGGCCGAGATCGCGGTCATGGGCGGCCAGGGTGCGGTCAACATCCTGTACCGCAACGAGCTCAAGGCGGCCGAGGCCGCAGGCGAGGACGTCGCGGCCGTGCGCACGCACCTCGCCAACGAGTACACCTACAACGTCGCCTCGCCGTTCCTCGCCGCCGAGCGCGGCGAGCTCGACGGCATCATCGAGCCGGCCGCGACGCGACTCGTGGTCATCAAGGCGCTGCGGGCGCTGCGCACGAAGCGCGCGGCGCTGCCCGCCAAGAAGCACGGGAACATCCCGCTGTGA
- a CDS encoding PH domain-containing protein, with amino-acid sequence MTHATPGGVPGAAQTVQPEAVVARLRSHGRALVLPCVVLVADAAALGYFGGTLPEAWQNWLVLAGAVLVAVVLFLLPLIAWLGRNYTITTRRIVLRGGVFVRTRQELLHSRGYDVTVRKNGLQGMFGSGDVLINTGLEHPVVLRDVPGANLVQATLNDLMELAVNPVATRRQREQSRPGDETTLLGRR; translated from the coding sequence ATGACGCACGCGACACCCGGCGGCGTGCCCGGCGCCGCCCAGACGGTGCAGCCGGAGGCCGTCGTGGCGAGGCTGCGCTCGCACGGTCGCGCCCTCGTGCTGCCGTGCGTCGTGCTCGTCGCGGATGCCGCTGCGCTCGGCTACTTCGGCGGCACGCTGCCCGAGGCGTGGCAGAACTGGCTCGTGCTCGCGGGGGCCGTGCTCGTCGCCGTCGTGCTGTTCCTGCTGCCCCTCATCGCGTGGCTCGGTCGCAACTACACGATCACGACGCGCCGCATCGTGCTGCGCGGCGGCGTCTTCGTGCGCACGCGCCAGGAGCTGCTGCACAGCCGCGGCTACGACGTCACGGTGCGCAAGAACGGTCTGCAGGGCATGTTCGGCTCGGGCGACGTGCTCATCAACACGGGCCTCGAGCATCCCGTCGTGCTGCGCGACGTGCCGGGCGCCAACCTCGTGCAGGCGACGCTCAACGACCTCATGGAGCTCGCGGTGAACCCCGTCGCTACCCGGCGTCAGCGGGAGCAGTCGCGGCCGGGCGACGAGACGACGCTGCTCGGTCGCCGCTGA
- a CDS encoding polyprenol monophosphomannose synthase, with protein sequence MPSARAPRSGRVLVITPTYDEADNLPTTIEALLASGADCDVLVVDDASPDGTGELADRIAASEPRVHVLHRAAKDGLGRAYLAGFAWALERGYDIVVEFDADGSHPADALPAMLEALSADAATGLVIGSRWVPGGRLVDWPASRRLLSRAANAYARVMLRLPVKDVTAGYRAYRAAVLDEIAHQVVDSRGYCFQIDLTIRTHEAGWRIREVPITFRERRAGASKMSRDVVAEAMWRVTAWGVQRLVRPPRTRALGQGIAPGLVDSHNPVPREGDG encoded by the coding sequence ATGCCGTCCGCGCGAGCCCCACGCTCCGGGCGCGTCCTCGTCATCACGCCCACCTACGACGAGGCCGACAACCTGCCCACGACGATCGAGGCGCTCCTCGCCTCGGGCGCCGACTGCGACGTGCTCGTCGTGGACGACGCGAGCCCCGACGGCACGGGCGAGCTCGCCGACCGCATCGCCGCATCCGAGCCCCGGGTGCACGTGCTGCACCGCGCCGCGAAGGACGGCCTGGGCCGCGCCTACCTCGCGGGGTTCGCGTGGGCGCTCGAACGCGGCTACGACATCGTCGTCGAGTTCGACGCCGACGGCTCGCACCCCGCCGACGCCCTCCCCGCGATGCTCGAGGCCCTGTCGGCGGATGCCGCGACGGGTCTCGTGATCGGCTCGCGCTGGGTGCCCGGCGGCCGCCTCGTCGACTGGCCCGCCTCCCGCCGCCTGCTGAGCCGCGCGGCCAACGCGTACGCGCGCGTCATGCTGCGCCTCCCGGTGAAGGACGTGACGGCCGGCTACCGCGCCTACCGGGCGGCGGTGCTCGACGAGATCGCGCACCAGGTCGTCGACTCCCGGGGCTACTGCTTCCAGATCGACCTCACCATCCGCACCCACGAGGCCGGATGGCGCATCCGCGAGGTGCCCATCACCTTCCGCGAGCGCCGTGCGGGCGCCTCGAAGATGAGCCGCGACGTCGTGGCCGAGGCCATGTGGCGCGTCACAGCGTGGGGCGTGCAGCGGCTCGTGCGCCCGCCCCGCACCCGCGCCCTCGGACAAGGCATCGCGCCCGGTCTTGTCGATTCGCACAACCCCGTGCCCCGGGAGGGCGACGGATAG
- a CDS encoding class I SAM-dependent RNA methyltransferase produces the protein MGDMKGREVEVEATNIAHGGYGVARLDGRVIFVADAIPGERVRARISDDRKPRFWWADTVEVLEASPHRRPHLWPEADVSRDPAERPGGADFGHIEPEHQRTLKAHVISDSLARMARIEREVDVEAVEGPADGGGWRTRERLHVADDGTIGPYAARSHRVVPVADLPLGTAELRETAPLGERMPEHAGGAVEVIAPSVGGARLILGTQTPTVIRERVGDREFRVDDAGFWQVHSAAPATLTRAVQEAIDETLFDPRAANLDLYGGVGLLAAAVGDRFGSSVRITSVESDPRATEHAQENLADWLGAQALTARVERWVQTLADASVPERARLAAATVVLDPPRSGAGREVLAAIAAVRPAQLVYVACDPVAFARDAGLLRELGYELTGLRAFDLFPSTHHVEAVGAFVRA, from the coding sequence ATGGGTGACATGAAGGGCCGCGAGGTCGAGGTCGAGGCTACCAACATCGCCCACGGCGGCTACGGCGTGGCCCGGCTCGACGGGCGCGTGATATTCGTCGCGGATGCGATCCCGGGCGAGCGCGTGCGCGCACGCATCTCCGACGACCGGAAGCCGCGCTTCTGGTGGGCCGACACGGTCGAGGTGCTCGAGGCGAGCCCGCACCGGCGGCCGCACCTGTGGCCCGAGGCCGACGTGTCGCGCGACCCCGCGGAGCGTCCCGGCGGCGCCGATTTCGGACACATCGAGCCCGAGCACCAGCGCACGCTCAAGGCGCACGTCATCTCCGACTCCCTCGCGCGCATGGCGCGCATCGAGCGCGAGGTCGATGTCGAGGCCGTCGAGGGCCCGGCCGACGGCGGCGGATGGCGCACGCGCGAGCGCCTCCACGTCGCCGACGACGGCACGATCGGCCCGTACGCCGCGCGCTCGCACCGCGTCGTGCCCGTCGCCGACCTGCCGCTCGGCACCGCCGAGCTGCGCGAGACCGCCCCGCTGGGCGAGCGGATGCCGGAGCACGCGGGCGGTGCCGTCGAGGTGATCGCGCCGAGCGTGGGCGGTGCCCGCCTCATCCTCGGCACGCAGACCCCGACCGTCATCCGCGAGCGCGTGGGCGACCGCGAGTTCCGCGTCGACGACGCGGGCTTCTGGCAGGTGCACTCCGCCGCGCCCGCGACGCTCACGCGCGCCGTGCAGGAGGCGATCGACGAGACCCTCTTCGACCCGCGCGCCGCCAACCTCGACCTCTACGGCGGTGTCGGCCTCCTCGCGGCCGCCGTCGGCGACCGCTTCGGGTCGAGCGTGCGCATCACCTCGGTCGAGTCCGACCCGCGCGCCACCGAGCACGCGCAGGAGAACCTCGCCGACTGGCTCGGCGCCCAGGCCCTCACCGCTCGCGTCGAGCGCTGGGTTCAGACGCTCGCCGACGCATCCGTCCCGGAACGCGCGCGGCTCGCCGCCGCGACCGTCGTGCTCGACCCGCCGCGGTCGGGCGCGGGGCGCGAGGTGCTCGCCGCGATCGCCGCCGTGCGCCCCGCGCAGCTCGTCTATGTGGCCTGCGACCCCGTCGCGTTCGCACGCGACGCGGGGCTCCTGCGCGAGCTCGGCTACGAGCTCACGGGGCTGCGCGCCTTCGATCTGTTCCCGAGCACGCACCACGTCGAGGCGGTCGGCGCGTTCGTGCGCGCATGA
- a CDS encoding biotin--[acetyl-CoA-carboxylase] ligase, whose amino-acid sequence MTFDRSRSVAAALYEVASSSSTNTELCARADREGMRDMTVMLTRYQSAGRGRLGRSWTAPPGAAIAASVLLRPRLADGSAPEGDRLGWLPLIAGTAMAAAVRHALPNRAVGFKWPNDVLVDGRKISGILAELLPAGTGVVIGSGINTRMTTEELPVPTATSLAVEGLPVDDALEDAVLAGYLEGLRARVTAYLAAGADPEASGIRADARAGCLTLGRRVDVELPDGDILRGTAVDLDPDGRLVVADEHGATRSVAAGDVTHVR is encoded by the coding sequence ATGACCTTCGATCGGAGCCGGAGCGTCGCCGCGGCCCTGTACGAGGTCGCGTCGTCGAGCTCCACCAACACGGAGCTGTGCGCGCGCGCCGACCGCGAGGGCATGCGCGACATGACCGTCATGCTCACGCGCTACCAGAGCGCGGGCCGGGGGCGGCTGGGGCGCTCGTGGACGGCGCCGCCCGGCGCGGCGATCGCCGCATCCGTGCTGCTGCGCCCGCGCCTCGCGGACGGCAGCGCCCCCGAGGGCGACCGCCTCGGCTGGCTGCCTCTCATCGCCGGTACGGCGATGGCGGCGGCCGTGCGCCACGCGCTTCCGAACCGCGCGGTGGGCTTCAAGTGGCCCAACGACGTGCTCGTCGACGGGCGCAAGATCAGCGGCATCCTCGCCGAGCTGCTGCCCGCCGGAACGGGCGTCGTGATCGGCTCGGGCATCAACACGCGCATGACGACGGAGGAGCTGCCCGTGCCGACGGCGACGTCGCTCGCGGTCGAGGGCCTGCCCGTCGACGACGCGCTCGAGGACGCCGTGCTCGCGGGCTACCTCGAGGGGCTGCGGGCTCGCGTGACCGCCTACCTGGCCGCAGGGGCCGACCCGGAGGCCTCGGGCATCCGCGCCGACGCGCGCGCCGGATGCCTCACGCTCGGCCGCCGGGTCGACGTCGAGCTGCCCGACGGTGACATCCTGCGCGGCACCGCGGTCGACCTCGACCCCGACGGCCGCCTCGTCGTGGCGGACGAGCACGGCGCGACGCGGTCTGTCGCGGCGGGCGATGTGACCCACGTCAGGTAG
- the purE gene encoding 5-(carboxyamino)imidazole ribonucleotide mutase has protein sequence MGSDSDWSVMQDAATVLAEFGIPYEVEVVSAHRTPRKLMSYGGEAADRGLRVIIAGAGGAAHLPGMLASVTTLPVVGVPVPLAKLDGLDSLLSIVQMPAGIPVATVSIGGARNAGILAARILASGDPELTARLADFAASLEVLVEEKNAALQQKL, from the coding sequence ATGGGTTCCGACTCCGACTGGTCGGTCATGCAGGACGCGGCCACCGTGCTCGCGGAGTTCGGCATCCCCTACGAGGTCGAGGTCGTCTCGGCTCACCGCACCCCGCGCAAGCTCATGAGCTACGGAGGCGAGGCAGCCGACCGCGGCCTGCGCGTCATCATCGCGGGCGCCGGGGGAGCGGCCCACCTGCCGGGCATGCTCGCATCCGTCACGACCCTCCCCGTCGTCGGCGTGCCCGTGCCGCTCGCGAAGCTCGACGGCCTCGACTCGCTGCTCTCGATCGTGCAGATGCCCGCGGGCATCCCCGTCGCGACCGTGTCGATCGGCGGAGCCCGCAACGCCGGCATCCTCGCGGCGCGCATCCTCGCCTCCGGCGACCCCGAGCTCACCGCCCGTCTCGCCGACTTCGCCGCCTCGCTCGAGGTGCTCGTCGAGGAGAAGAACGCGGCGCTGCAGCAGAAGCTCTGA